In Saccharomonospora marina XMU15, one genomic interval encodes:
- a CDS encoding NAD-dependent epimerase/dehydratase family protein → MNQARTDGLRVVVTGATGNIGTSVVDALSEDSRVGSIVGIARRQPEWTRPKLLVEPLDLSTAPRDRLDAVLDGADVVIHLAWLFQPTHDPAATWRANVIGAMRVFEAVARCEVPALVYSSSVGAYSPGPKDRPVDERWPTHGWPGAAYTREKAYLERALDAFAASHRDTRVARLRPAFVFKRESAQQQRRLFAGPFVPGFVARPELIPFVPNVPGLRMQAVHSADIGEAFRLAALNPVRGAFNIAAEPVVDAALLAQLLHARTVTVPAGVVRAAVAAAWRMHAVPASPDLFDAVMRIPIMDTTRARTDLGWHPRYSAQDALGDFLAGLRERGGLDTPPLAPSVRGGRLGEVATGVGSRH, encoded by the coding sequence ATGAACCAGGCGAGGACCGACGGCTTGCGCGTCGTCGTCACCGGAGCTACGGGCAACATCGGGACGAGCGTGGTCGACGCGCTCAGCGAGGACTCGCGTGTCGGATCGATCGTCGGTATAGCACGCAGGCAGCCGGAATGGACGCGGCCGAAGCTGCTCGTCGAGCCGCTGGATCTCTCGACAGCGCCACGGGACCGGCTCGACGCCGTCCTCGACGGGGCCGACGTGGTGATCCACCTCGCCTGGCTGTTCCAGCCCACACACGACCCGGCCGCCACCTGGCGCGCGAACGTGATCGGCGCTATGAGGGTGTTCGAAGCCGTCGCACGCTGCGAGGTGCCCGCGCTCGTGTACTCCTCGTCGGTCGGCGCCTACTCCCCCGGTCCCAAGGATCGGCCGGTGGACGAGCGCTGGCCGACCCACGGTTGGCCCGGCGCCGCCTACACCAGGGAGAAGGCATACCTGGAGCGGGCGCTGGACGCCTTCGCCGCGTCCCACCGCGACACCAGGGTGGCTCGACTCCGACCGGCGTTCGTGTTCAAGCGAGAGTCGGCGCAGCAGCAGCGCAGGTTGTTCGCAGGCCCGTTCGTGCCGGGTTTCGTCGCCCGGCCGGAGCTGATCCCGTTCGTGCCGAACGTGCCAGGACTTCGGATGCAGGCGGTGCATTCCGCCGACATCGGTGAGGCGTTTCGCCTCGCGGCACTGAATCCGGTGCGGGGGGCGTTCAACATCGCGGCGGAACCGGTCGTCGACGCGGCTTTGCTGGCACAGTTGCTGCACGCGCGCACCGTCACGGTTCCCGCGGGCGTCGTGCGGGCCGCGGTGGCCGCCGCGTGGCGGATGCACGCCGTCCCCGCCTCGCCCGACCTGTTCGACGCCGTAATGCGGATCCCGATCATGGACACCACGCGCGCCCGCACCGACCTCGGCTGGCACCCTCGATACTCGGCGCAGGACGCGCTCGGCGACTTCCTCGCGGGGCTACGCGAACGTGGCGGGCTGGACACCCCACCACTGGCACCGTCGGTGCGGGGTGGGCGACTCGGTGAGGTCGCCACCGGTGTCGGCAGCAGGCACTGA
- a CDS encoding SRPBCC family protein: MTEFEHRRTIPARARTVFDVAAAGPTLNAWTPDGVEVEPEGPGTLHAWVSSGSEVYDATGYVEADPDALRLEWGGTEHDYEGWLQVEPDVSTPDRSVATLHLTFGGEQPETLGGEASEQADRRVAEALDRLAALAVERAGGGSR, from the coding sequence ATGACCGAGTTCGAGCACCGCAGGACCATACCCGCGCGAGCGCGGACCGTGTTCGACGTCGCGGCGGCAGGCCCGACGTTGAACGCCTGGACCCCGGACGGCGTCGAAGTGGAACCGGAAGGGCCCGGCACGCTGCACGCGTGGGTGTCCAGCGGCAGCGAGGTGTACGACGCCACGGGTTATGTCGAGGCCGACCCTGACGCGTTGCGGCTGGAGTGGGGCGGCACCGAACACGACTACGAGGGTTGGCTGCAGGTCGAGCCCGACGTAAGCACCCCGGACCGCAGCGTCGCGACACTGCACCTCACCTTCGGCGGCGAGCAGCCCGAGACGCTCGGCGGTGAGGCGAGCGAGCAGGCCGACCGCAGGGTCGCCGAGGCACTGGACCGGCTCGCGGCACTGGCCGTCGAGCGCGCGGGAGGCGGATCGCGATGA
- the folP gene encoding dihydropteroate synthase, protein MAIVNRTPDSFYDRGATYELDQALRAVDAVVAEGADIVDIGGVKAGPGTEVDVDEEIRRVVPVVAAVRSRHPDLVISVDTWRAEVGRQACEEGADLINDTWQAADPGLAEVAAEYGAGYVCSHTGGAAPRTLPHRVHYADVVAAVAQEVTGKAERLVRLGVPRGGILVDPTHDFGKNTWHGLELLRRLDELTATGWPVLLALSNKDFVGETLGAQLTDRVDGTLAATAVAAWQGAAVFRAHEVRRTRQVVDMVASIAGTRPPALCLRGLT, encoded by the coding sequence ATGGCGATCGTCAACCGGACCCCGGACTCCTTCTACGACCGTGGCGCCACCTACGAACTCGACCAGGCGCTGCGCGCGGTGGACGCCGTCGTGGCCGAAGGGGCGGACATCGTCGACATCGGTGGTGTCAAGGCCGGGCCCGGCACCGAGGTGGACGTCGACGAGGAGATCCGGCGTGTGGTGCCGGTGGTGGCGGCCGTCCGATCCCGGCATCCCGACCTCGTGATCAGCGTGGACACCTGGCGCGCGGAGGTGGGCAGGCAGGCGTGCGAGGAGGGCGCCGACCTGATCAACGACACCTGGCAGGCGGCCGATCCAGGGCTCGCCGAGGTCGCCGCCGAGTACGGCGCGGGGTACGTCTGCTCCCACACCGGCGGCGCGGCGCCGCGCACCCTGCCACATCGCGTGCACTACGCCGACGTGGTCGCGGCCGTCGCGCAGGAGGTCACCGGCAAGGCCGAGCGACTCGTACGGCTCGGCGTGCCGCGTGGGGGAATTCTCGTGGACCCGACACACGACTTCGGCAAGAACACCTGGCACGGCCTGGAACTGCTGCGCAGGCTCGACGAGCTGACGGCAACCGGGTGGCCGGTGCTGCTCGCGCTGTCGAACAAGGACTTCGTCGGCGAGACACTCGGTGCTCAGCTCACCGACCGCGTGGACGGCACACTCGCGGCCACCGCCGTGGCCGCATGGCAGGGCGCCGCGGTTTTCCGCGCCCACGAGGTCCGGCGCACCAGGCAGGTGGTGGACATGGTCGCAAGCATCGCGGGCACCCGCCCGCCCGCGCTGTGCCTGCGCGGCCTCACCTGA
- a CDS encoding acyl-CoA dehydrogenase family protein codes for MRTELFTEEHELFRGSVRTFVEQRIAPHLEEWEWAGRIDPDLWRSAGELGLLGPAVPESYGGGGSTDYRFRCVLMEELARVGAAAVNVALGGFDDLVGPYLVDLGTEEQKLRWLPDLCAGRKRAAIAMTEPGAGSDLRGIRTTATRDGEHWVLNGSKTFITSGAGADLVIVVARTDPQAGARGFSLLVVEAGMPGFTRGKALDKLGQRAEDVSELFFDDVRVPATNLLGTEGGGFGHLMERLPKERLSIAYYGLAAAESALEWTLRHVGQRTAFGQPVAQFQATKFSLAEIATELEVTRAYVDRAVLALNAGTLSAVDAAKVKWWATELQQRVLTRCLQLHGGYGYMREYPIARAFVDARVQTIYGGTTEIMKEIIGRDLIRPARS; via the coding sequence GTGAGAACCGAGTTGTTCACCGAGGAACACGAACTGTTCCGCGGCAGCGTGCGAACGTTCGTCGAGCAGCGGATAGCGCCGCACCTGGAGGAGTGGGAGTGGGCGGGCCGGATCGATCCCGATCTGTGGCGGTCCGCCGGTGAGCTGGGCCTGCTCGGCCCGGCGGTGCCCGAGAGCTACGGCGGTGGCGGGTCGACCGACTACCGCTTTCGCTGCGTGCTGATGGAGGAACTGGCACGGGTGGGCGCGGCGGCGGTCAACGTGGCACTCGGCGGCTTCGACGACCTCGTCGGACCGTACCTGGTGGATCTCGGCACCGAGGAACAGAAGCTGCGCTGGTTGCCCGACCTGTGCGCGGGCCGCAAGCGGGCCGCGATCGCGATGACCGAGCCGGGTGCGGGCAGCGACCTGCGCGGTATCCGCACCACGGCCACCCGCGACGGCGAGCACTGGGTACTCAACGGCAGCAAGACCTTCATCACCAGCGGCGCGGGCGCCGACCTGGTGATCGTGGTCGCGCGCACCGACCCGCAAGCGGGTGCGCGCGGGTTCAGCCTGCTGGTGGTCGAAGCGGGCATGCCGGGCTTCACCAGGGGCAAAGCGCTGGACAAGCTCGGTCAGCGGGCGGAGGACGTCTCCGAACTGTTCTTCGACGACGTGCGAGTGCCCGCGACGAACCTGCTCGGCACCGAGGGCGGTGGCTTCGGCCATCTCATGGAGCGGCTGCCGAAGGAACGGCTTTCCATCGCCTACTACGGGCTCGCCGCCGCGGAGTCCGCGCTGGAATGGACACTGCGGCATGTCGGCCAGCGCACCGCGTTCGGGCAGCCCGTCGCGCAGTTCCAGGCCACGAAGTTCAGCCTCGCCGAGATCGCAACCGAACTCGAGGTGACCCGCGCCTACGTGGACCGCGCCGTGCTCGCCCTCAACGCGGGCACCCTCTCCGCGGTGGACGCGGCCAAGGTCAAGTGGTGGGCGACCGAACTGCAGCAGCGGGTGCTCACCCGTTGCCTACAGTTGCACGGCGGCTACGGCTACATGCGCGAGTATCCCATCGCGCGCGCGTTCGTGGATGCCCGCGTGCAGACCATCTACGGCGGCACCACCGAGATCATGAAGGAGATCATCGGCAGGGACCTGATCCGTCCCGCCCGTAGCTGA
- a CDS encoding ABC transporter substrate-binding protein, translated as MRMKRFVAAIALATLTLTSAACGSGGDSAGGGEQPFVAIVSKGFQHQFWQAVKKGAEEEAAKQGARVTFVGPATEQEVEEQMNMLTNELAKSPDAIGFAALDSRAAAPLLQQAKSQDIPVIAFDSGVDSDVPVTTVATDNKAAAAEAAKHMAQRLGGKGKVAMVVHDQTSKSGTDRRDGFREWMRQNAPGITVLDAQYGGGDQLESANITKSIISANPDLAGIYASNEGSAIGVIKGVQESGRKNITVVGFDSGKVQIDAIKNGVMAGAVTQDPIDMGRRLVSSAIKAINGEQLPKSIDTNYYWYDKTNIDDPKIQAVLYR; from the coding sequence ATGAGGATGAAACGGTTCGTCGCGGCGATCGCGCTCGCCACTCTGACACTCACGTCGGCGGCATGTGGTTCCGGCGGTGACTCGGCAGGTGGTGGAGAGCAGCCCTTCGTCGCCATCGTCTCCAAGGGGTTCCAGCACCAGTTCTGGCAGGCGGTGAAGAAGGGCGCGGAAGAGGAGGCCGCCAAGCAGGGCGCCAGGGTCACCTTCGTCGGCCCCGCCACCGAACAGGAGGTGGAGGAGCAGATGAACATGCTCACCAACGAGCTGGCCAAGAGTCCCGACGCGATCGGATTCGCGGCACTCGACAGCCGCGCCGCCGCACCGCTGCTGCAACAGGCCAAGTCGCAAGACATCCCCGTGATCGCGTTCGACTCCGGAGTGGACAGTGACGTTCCGGTGACCACCGTCGCCACCGACAACAAGGCGGCAGCCGCGGAGGCCGCCAAGCACATGGCGCAGCGACTCGGCGGCAAGGGCAAGGTCGCCATGGTGGTGCACGACCAGACAAGCAAGTCCGGCACCGACCGGCGCGACGGGTTCAGGGAATGGATGCGGCAGAACGCGCCGGGCATCACCGTGCTCGACGCCCAGTACGGCGGTGGTGACCAGCTGGAGTCCGCGAACATCACCAAGTCGATCATCTCGGCGAACCCGGACCTGGCAGGCATCTACGCCTCCAACGAGGGCTCCGCCATCGGCGTGATCAAGGGCGTGCAGGAAAGCGGCAGGAAGAACATCACCGTGGTCGGCTTCGACTCCGGCAAGGTGCAGATCGACGCGATCAAGAACGGTGTGATGGCGGGCGCGGTGACACAGGACCCGATCGACATGGGTCGCAGGCTGGTCAGCTCGGCGATCAAGGCGATCAACGGCGAGCAGCTGCCCAAGAGCATCGACACCAACTACTACTGGTACGACAAGACCAACATCGACGACCCGAAGATCCAGGCGGTGCTGTACCGGTGA
- a CDS encoding ABC transporter permease — translation MTAVKTTSSAQQRQPRGGLAAALKSRLQQLLAFGSLVVIYAFFSLASPYFLSYGNFMAILFSTVVIGTLAIGTTFVIIAGGIDLSIGTGMALCAVMSGVFLVKLGLPLALGVPAAILFGGLIGLVNGLNVALLKIPPFIATLAMMLVAEGLALVLSDSTPIYFNDVPGYVELSTGNLVSGLNFPNAVLILLLVALLAGLLLTKSVLGRYTYAIGSNEEATELSGIAVRRWKVAIYAFAGLFTGLAGVMISARLGSAQPATGMGYELQAIAAVVIGGTSLSGGKGSILGTLIGALIISVLNNGLQIMSIPQEWQNVILGCVILVAVYTDRIRKKAA, via the coding sequence ATGACAGCGGTCAAGACCACGAGTTCGGCGCAGCAGCGGCAGCCGCGAGGTGGGCTCGCCGCCGCGCTGAAGAGCAGGCTGCAGCAGTTGCTCGCGTTCGGCAGCCTCGTCGTCATCTACGCGTTCTTCTCGCTGGCCAGCCCGTACTTCCTCAGTTACGGCAACTTCATGGCCATCCTGTTCTCGACGGTGGTGATCGGTACGCTCGCCATCGGCACCACGTTCGTGATCATCGCGGGCGGCATCGACCTTTCCATCGGCACCGGGATGGCGCTGTGCGCGGTGATGTCCGGGGTGTTCCTCGTCAAGCTGGGGCTGCCACTGGCGCTCGGCGTCCCGGCTGCGATCCTGTTCGGCGGCCTGATCGGGCTTGTCAACGGCCTGAACGTGGCACTGCTGAAGATCCCGCCGTTCATCGCGACGCTGGCGATGATGCTGGTGGCCGAAGGGCTCGCGCTCGTGTTGTCCGACAGCACGCCCATCTACTTCAACGACGTGCCCGGATACGTCGAACTGTCGACGGGCAACCTCGTCTCCGGGCTGAACTTCCCCAACGCGGTGTTGATCCTGCTGTTGGTCGCGCTGCTGGCTGGTCTGCTGCTCACCAAGAGCGTGCTCGGCCGCTACACCTACGCGATCGGGAGCAACGAGGAGGCCACGGAGCTTTCCGGTATCGCCGTACGTCGCTGGAAGGTCGCCATCTACGCCTTCGCGGGGCTGTTCACGGGACTGGCGGGTGTGATGATCTCCGCCCGTCTCGGTTCCGCCCAGCCCGCTACCGGGATGGGCTACGAGTTGCAGGCGATCGCGGCCGTGGTGATCGGAGGCACGTCGTTGTCCGGGGGTAAGGGCTCCATTCTGGGCACGCTGATCGGGGCACTCATCATCTCGGTGCTCAACAACGGGCTGCAGATCATGTCCATCCCCCAGGAATGGCAGAACGTGATCCTGGGCTGCGTGATCCTCGTGGCCGTCTACACGGACAGGATCAGGAAGAAAGCGGCATAA